A window of the Juglans microcarpa x Juglans regia isolate MS1-56 chromosome 5D, Jm3101_v1.0, whole genome shotgun sequence genome harbors these coding sequences:
- the LOC121266606 gene encoding LOW QUALITY PROTEIN: mannose-1-phosphate guanylyltransferase 1-like (The sequence of the model RefSeq protein was modified relative to this genomic sequence to represent the inferred CDS: inserted 1 base in 1 codon) → MKALILVGGFGTRLRPLTLSVPKPLVEFANKPMILHQIEALKAIGVTEVVLAINYQPELMLNFLKEFEKKLEIKITCSQETEPLGTAGPLALARDKLIDGSGKPFFVLNSDVICEYPLKEMIEFHQSHGGEASIMVTKVDEPSKYGVVVMEETTGKVEKFVEKPKIFVGNKINAGIYLLNPSVLDRIELRPTSIEKEVFPKIAAEQKLYAMVLPGFWMDIGQPKDYITGLRLYLESLRKKSSGKLASGPHIVGNVLVDETAAIGDGCLIGPNVAIGAGCVIEXGVRLSRCSVMRGVRIKKHACVSSSILGWHSTVGRWARVENMTILGEDVHVGDEVYTNGGVVLPHKEIKSSILKPEIVM, encoded by the exons ATGAAGGCGCTTATTCTCGTTGGAGGGTTTGGAACACGGTTGAGGCCTTTGACGCTCAGTGTGCCAAAGCCGCTGGTTGAATTTGCCAACAAACCCATGATACTTCATCAG ATTGAAGCGCTCAAAGCTATTGGAGTAACTGAAGTGGTCTTGGCCATCAATTATCAACCAGAG CTTATGCTGAATTTCTtgaaagaatttgagaaaaagcTCGAGATAAAGATTACCTGCTCACAGGAGACTGAACCCCTTGGTACAGCAGGTCCTTTAGCTCTAGCAAGGGACAAACTGATAGATGGCTCTGGCAAACCTTTCTTTGTCCTCAACAGTGATGTTATATGTGAGTACCCGCTGAAAGAAATGATTGAATTCCACCAAAGTCATGGAGGGGAAGCTTCCATTATGGTAACCAAG gTCGATGAGCCATCAAAATATGGTGTGGTGGTTATGGAAGAAACTACTGGAAAAGTAGAAAAGTTTGTGGAGAAACCAAAAATATTTGTGGGCAACAAGATTAATGCTGGAATCTACTTGTTGAACCCATCTGTTCTTGATCGGATTGAACTGCGGCCCACCTCAATTGAAAAAGAGGTCTTTCCCAAGATTGCAGCAGAGCAAAAGCTCTATGCTATGGTCTTGCCTGGGTTTTGGATGGACATTGGACAACCGAAGGATTACATAACTGGCCTAAGACTGTACCTGGAATCCTTGCGGAAAAAATCATCAGGAAAATTGGCAAGTGGGCCTCACATTGTGGGAAATGTTCTTGTTGATGAGACTGCTGCAATTGGGGACGGATGTCTTATTGGACCTAATGTAGCCATTGGTGCAGGATGTGTAATTG TCGGGGTTAGGCTCTCACGCTGTTCTGTAATGCGAGGAGTTCGAATAAAGAAGCATGCTTGCGTCTCCAGTAGCATCCTTGGATGGCATTCCACTGTTGGGAGGTGGGCTCGAGTAGAGAACATGACAATCTTGGGGGAAGATGTTCATGTTGGTGATGAAGTTTATACTAATGGAGGTGTTGTCCTGCCGCATAAGGAGATAAAATCTAGTATTTTGAAACCAGAGATTGTCATGTGA
- the LOC121266607 gene encoding CASP-like protein 5B2, with translation MKDLVGRPGSVSGLVLRLGQCAFAASAIGVMVGALGFSTFTAFCYLIASMGLQVLWSFGLACLDIYALTRKRDLQNPILVSLFVVGDWVTATLTLAAACSSAGIIVLYSRDLGFCKEQHHLPCKKFQISVAFAFITWALTAISSHVMFWILLASV, from the exons atGAAGGATTTGGTAGGGAGGCCGGGGTCTGTTAGCGGACTAGTATTGAGGCTAGGGCAATGTGCTTTTGCTGCTTCGGCGATTGGGGTTATGGTTGGTGCCCTTGGATTTTCTACCTTCACTGCCTTCTG CTATTTGATTGCATCAATGGGCCTTCAAGTGCTGTGGAGCTTTGGACTTGCTTGCCTTGATATTTATGCTTTGACAAGAAAGAGAGATCTTCAAAATCCAATCCTAGTGAGCCTGTTTGTTGTAGGGGACTGG GTGACTGCTACTTTAACCCTTGCAGCTGCATGCTCATCAGCAGGCATTATAGTTCTGTATTCTAGAGACTTGGGTTTCTGCAAGGAACAACATCATCTTCCGTGCAAAAAGTTCCAGATCTCTGTAGCCTTTGCTTTCATCACCTGGGCTCTTACTGCCATATCATCTCATGTGATGTTTTGGATATTATTAGCCTCAGTTTAG